In the Populus trichocarpa isolate Nisqually-1 chromosome 8, P.trichocarpa_v4.1, whole genome shotgun sequence genome, AAACATCTGCAAAGTTTCTCGCACTTCTGCTTGTAGCATCAGGCATGCCATAGTAGTATTTGCTGTTATCTCCTACCAGTACTGAGTTGTTAAGGCCAATATGGTATCCAACACCATTGCTATTAAATGGCCGTCTAAAAGGGGCCGTAGGTCTTGTACGGTGTTCGTTATCTACTTTGGGATCACGGCTATAACATGATTGAAAACCTGAGTTTCTGCTTTCTCCCACTAAACATGGTGTGGAGTTGCTGTAAGTTTGATGCTGGCTTGAGTAGTGATTATTTACAGAAGGGTTCAGGGATGTGTTGCCTGTCAGTGGATCGAATAATTGCCGTTTTACTTCTGGGTTTGGTGGAGCAATACACAAGTGGCTGACCAACTTGTTCAACCTTCCACTTCCAATCAAGCTCTCACTGAAACCGTTTAATTGCTTTTCGAAGTTGTTAAAGGACGTAGGATTCGTTAATTCCCAATTGTTGTCCATTTTCTTGAAGTAGTCACAGGCTGGTCCAAATATCCCAGATGACATAGTACTAGTAGTCTTGGATGACAAAGCGTCAAGTAAGTTTTCTCCAACGTCTTGACTGTTTTCCAACTCTTCATTGCTTCCAACTCCTCTGGTAGggtttaaaacaaattaaagcatTAAATTAATAGAGGTATTCCACACGGAGAGCAGATAAACTTTACCTTTCtttttgacaaaaaagaaatgaaagatgtCGAATGCAAATTCTTTCAATAtgaagttaaatttttatttcaagtagatcaaatgaaaaacagacaaaaaaataatttgaaaatatatataaaaataaaagaataattcttGATCCATGAACCTCTCTCTAAGTGCATCTACCCATATATCCATTAATATAGCACCAGTTTCTCCCTTTTCTTGTGCTAAAAGATTCTTCTCTCCACACATCATCTTATTCAAATATATTTGaacacaaatataaatcaagatgacAAAATAACAGTATGATATTTGTATATGTTATCTTTATGTGCCTTTTCATCGATCCAAGAAAAAACTATGTAGCATTTTATTTACGGTGCTATGAAATTAACTTACAATAGAATATGGTTCCAAAGTTGGCTGTGATCTGAAGCGTGTTCTCCCATCATTTCGCTTGATGAAGAAGGCTCAACGAGTCGGCGAGCGGACTCAACGGTCAGTCCAGAGTGATTAGAAGCATTAGTAAAGGATGTAGACATGGAAAGATCCTCTTCGCAAGTGGAGTTAGAACTAGGGTTTGACTGTTGCCATGGACTGGTATTAGTCCATGAAGAGAGTGATGCTGCATGGTGAAGATCCCACCAATTTGGTGGAGTGGAGGAAGAGATTGCCACAGAGTCATCAGTGCATTCTTCGGCCATATTAATCTCTAAAGTAGCAAAAATGTTATATTGGAatcctctttttcttctttctgttgGTGGAGGTGTGAATTTAAGGAGGATAAATCACATCTCCATTGGTGGTGACGTACGTACGTTTATAGGTTATATGCATCAATTATAGAGGAGACAATAAAATATGCAACCTGAGTTTCTCCCACTAAGTTTGTGGGCAATTATTATATTGAGGGCTGGACCAGGAAGAGTTTGGCTCAAGGTTGCTAATGTAGGGTTGTTGGACAAGTTTGGTTTAggctttattttcttattggaCAGTATTGggagcctctctctctctctctctctctctctccgcgTGAGATTTAACCAATTTTCGTATGGATAAGGAGCATGACATTAGTACTGGTTCATAAGCAAAAGGAGGAACTACAATATGCTCgtctttcaaatatttatagaaGGGAATAACGATTGATCTTCATAAACCTCCTCAACTTTAATGGCTCCATTTTGATAATGGGTACTAATTAGAGctagagagaaagaaatggcCAGACGAAAGCAGCGAATACTTAACTTGAGCCTGGATTTTGGAGTGGAAATAATATGTAAAGCCCAGAAAATGAGGAAAGTGGTCTTctcttttgattttcatttgcTATCACCATGAAAGGCCTTGCGTGTTAGCTTTTTGTgacatatatgatatatatcGTTTGCTTCAATTTTGCAATACTGGTTAGTTTCTGTCCACTACTTTTCTTCTTGATAtatctctttaaataaattcttttctctttgttctTCGATCGCTTCATGACGCAATTATATACGCAATGAGAACTACTACATGAATTACAGCTATCGATGACTTTTTTCTCCATCACCAGGCAGGCTGTAAGCATTTCAAGCTCCAAGCATATTCTCCAAATATCAAGAATATTATATATTACCAATCCATGTTTTCCATTGATAATGGTAATCGGAGATTGTTAGTTCTCACCTTAATATATAATGTCCTGTCATATAAAGACCCCTGAATTGCCATCTATATACGTTGCTTGATTCATTAGCAGTACACACGgagaagataaaattaaacGAGATATCCGGCGTTAATTTGTCTAGGCATATAGCACCACCAGGACTAGCTTTTTGGCATTAATTTGCCAGGGGAATATGCGCAAAGCACTATAACTAGCTAGAAAGGATTTGcacttgaatttttctttctctccattATGCAAAGCCATGTGCATTTGTTTGTCTTACACAATAGACTCCAAAAACAGGAATGCAGGTGTTCTTCGGCACAGATTTTGCTTTGCGCTTCCGTGTGCTTGCACGTGCATGTGCGTGCACGTCTCTGCTTCTTTGCCCACTCCTGTTACTTCTATTTAATCAATCATGTTTGGGATAAAATTGAGTTTACAGTAGTTACACTCGCATTCTGTGTCTTCTATATATTCACCGAAATAAAGCTAGCTATATACGATATGGAAATCCATGAAAAAACCTGAGGCCAATCCCATTAATCTATATTATGAATGATACGAATGAGAGAAAAAACGACAAAGCAATTCGAGATCAATATCG is a window encoding:
- the LOC7457838 gene encoding transcription factor bHLH111 isoform X4, encoding MAEECTDDSVAISSSTPPNWWDLHHAASLSSWTNTSPWQQSNPSSNSTCEEDLSMSTSFTNASNHSGLTVESARRLVEPSSSSEMMGEHASDHSQLWNHILLGVGSNEELENSQDVGENLLDALSSKTTSTMSSGIFGPACDYFKKMDNNWELTNPTSFNNFEKQLNGFSESLIGSGRLNKLVSHLCIAPPNPEVKRQLFDPLTGNTSLNPSVNNHYSSQHQTYSNSTPCLVGESRNSGFQSCYSRDPKVDNEHRTRPTAPFRRPFNSNGVGYHIGLNNSVLVGDNSKYYYGMPDATSRSARNFADVLTFTNRLSKPLVDFQVPKPCFKSINLSDSRKQGIQTSSPIGKGHGTTNEGKKRREETSETAVKKAKHESSTVSTVKMQASKVKLSERVTALQQIVSPFGRTDTASVLYEAIQYIKFLQGQVQDPWVGLDRKADKGDAKLDLKSRGLCLVPVSSTPQIYHDNAGSDYWTPTYRGCLYR
- the LOC7457838 gene encoding transcription factor bHLH111 isoform X2 — translated: MAEECTDDSVAISSSTPPNWWDLHHAASLSSWTNTSPWQQSNPSSNSTCEEDLSMSTSFTNASNHSGLTVESARRLVEPSSSSEMMGEHASDHSQLWNHILLGVGSNEELENSQDVGENLLDALSSKTTSTMSSGIFGPACDYFKKMDNNWELTNPTSFNNFEKQLNGFSESLIGSGRLNKLVSHLCIAPPNPEVKRQLFDPLTGNTSLNPSVNNHYSSQHQTYSNSTPCLVGESRNSGFQSCYSRDPKVDNEHRTRPTAPFRRPFNSNGVGYHIGLNNSVLVGDNSKYYYGMPDATSRSARNFADVLTFTNRLSKPLVDFQVPKPCFKSINLSDSRKQGIQTSSPIGKGHGTTNEGKKRREETSETAVKKAKHESSTVSTVKMQASKVKLSERVTALQQIVSPFGRTDTASVLYEAIQYIKFLQGQVQLLSNPYTKTTNSQNDPWVGLDRKADKGDAKLDLKSRGLCLVPVSSTPQIYHDNAGSDYWTPTYRGCLYR
- the LOC7457838 gene encoding transcription factor bHLH111 isoform X3, with product MAEECTDDSVAISSSTPPNWWDLHHAASLSSWTNTSPWQQSNPSSNSTCEEDLSMSTSFTNASNHSGLTVESARRLVEPSSSSEMMGEHASDHSQLWNHILLGVGSNEELENSQDVGENLLDALSSKTTSTMSSGIFGPACDYFKKMDNNWELTNPTSFNNFEKQLNGFSESLIGSGRLNKLVSHLCIAPPNPEVKRQLFDPLTGNTSLNPSVNNHYSSQHQTYSNSTPCLVGESRNSGFQSCYSRDPKVDNEHRTRPTAPFRRPFNSNGVGYHIGLNNSVLVGDNSKYYYGMPDATSRSARNFADVLTFTNRLSKPLVDFQVPKPCFKSINLSDSRKQGIQTSSPIGKGHGTTNEGKKRREETSETAVKKAKHESSTVSTVKMQASKVKLSERVTALQQIVSPFGRTDTASVLYEAIQYIKFLQGQVQLLFQDPWVGLDRKADKGDAKLDLKSRGLCLVPVSSTPQIYHDNAGSDYWTPTYRGCLYR
- the LOC7457838 gene encoding transcription factor bHLH111 isoform X1, which gives rise to MAEECTDDSVAISSSTPPNWWDLHHAASLSSWTNTSPWQQSNPSSNSTCEEDLSMSTSFTNASNHSGLTVESARRLVEPSSSSEMMGEHASDHSQLWNHILLGVGSNEELENSQDVGENLLDALSSKTTSTMSSGIFGPACDYFKKMDNNWELTNPTSFNNFEKQLNGFSESLIGSGRLNKLVSHLCIAPPNPEVKRQLFDPLTGNTSLNPSVNNHYSSQHQTYSNSTPCLVGESRNSGFQSCYSRDPKVDNEHRTRPTAPFRRPFNSNGVGYHIGLNNSVLVGDNSKYYYGMPDATSRSARNFADVLTFTNRLSKPLVDFQVPKPCFKSINLSDSRKQGIQTSSPIGKGHGTTNEGKKRREETSETAVKKAKHESSTVSTVKMQASKVKLSERVTALQQIVSPFGRTDTASVLYEAIQYIKFLQGQVQLLSNPYTKTTNSQNLLFQDPWVGLDRKADKGDAKLDLKSRGLCLVPVSSTPQIYHDNAGSDYWTPTYRGCLYR